The genomic region CATTCTTCTGGCTTATTTTCGAACCCTTTCTGATACCTGTGTGGGGTCCTCTTTATGGTGTAAGTACTCTATGCTAAAAAGTACTTTGAAGATTGAGGAAAAAGAGGATATATCGAGGTAAGTGATCCTGTTAGATGCAATGCTTTCTTTAAGCCATAAAACATTTCAGATTTTCCAAGCTACAAGCGTTTTTGAAGAGAAAATCTTCCAATCATAGAGCAAAAAAAGCAAATGTTCTTGAAATTACACATATTGATAAGTTTTTGGGTGAAGCTGATAACAACGAGTACCTAATGATGAAGATTGTTTTAATAATGGGCATATTTGGAGCGTGTCGATGCGACGAGTTGGTAAAAATGAGTGTAGATGATGTTACAGAGGTTGGTACATATTTAAGCATAGATATACCGATGACGAAAACGGACAAACCTCGTCGGTTCGTCATTGTTAAAgaaggttgttcagcagatccCATTGCTTTATATCAGAAGTATATTTCTCTTCGTCCAGCCAACATCAAACATAATAGACTCTTTCTACGTTATGCAAATGGCAAATGTACCGTTCAACCAGTaggaattaataaaattgcaaGCATTCCCAGTGTTATCGCATCGTACCTGAAATTAGAGCACCCTGAAACCTACACAGGTCATAGCTTAAGGCGATCCTCCACTACGTTACTTGCAGAAGGTGGAGCAGATGTCATTAATCTTAAACGACATGGTGGATGGCGATCTTCTAAAACAGCTGAAGAATATGTTGCCGATTCAAACAACAGTAAAATAAAGATAGCAAAGACAATTATAGGAATCAATAGATCTTCTTTCAATGATTTGCCAGGTTAGctatattttctattttaaattttaaaattaagattaCATAAAACTAACCAAAACATTTGTTTCAAGGTGAAAAATATACCAGGATTGTAAATGAGAATTCGGTGGCCAGCACAAGTACAGGTGATTCTGTAACGTTAAAACATGAAGCTTCTGATTCGCAAGGCGTTGAGTCCAGAGAGATTGCTGGAATTCACTTTCACGGTTCACTTTCAaatgttcatttttattttgcacagaattctgaaaaataatttcaaatttgatgtATCTTTAATAAAGTGTTCAGAATATGTacctaaattttatttcatcctatAAGATAAACAATGGGTTATGGATgttaataacccacggtgctaatggcaacgtgggttataacaaacagactagttatagcccagtttacttaattaaaactaactagtaaaacacgatattactattgaatattggataaataaagtttattttcaaaataaatatttatttttttgtgtttccatAGCTAGAAgaatattttaagtaattcatggcctgttacgaataaagttctacttattcctaatgatttataattgaattttatttatttcttatgttagaataacatttaaatatacagggtgtgctatattttttaactcaaaaaaacataatgaatctaactgtaccaaaaaaattatatgttgctatttaaaaaatttaagttgaCCCTTGACCCTTGTAAGATAGGGTTGCTAagggcaacattttatatctagtttatagtactttttgaaccctttaatttgatgtaccgctcgttgaaatcggatttcaaataagaaagatataagctggggcgtttttttgtgatcactctgtatgtaCTCCAAACTTTTGTACTTTTCCCTCAACGATTTTCAAACCATAACTTTATGAAAGATTTAAAGGCAGTAAGCAATAGTCGAAtgaattttatcttttttttttctaaatagaCGCATTCTGTCTTAAAATTGCCGCAACTAAATACCGAAATCACAAGAAAAATAGCTAAGGTAAACtctaaaaaattttgaagcattttgtttgattgagcCCTAAAACTTGTTTGGACGATGAAAGGTATTTCAGAAGAAGTAAATCACAGAAAAGACAATTCGATAACGCCTTCACAAGTCATCCATCATCACAAAGAATCTACAAAAGTAATATTCTACTTGTGGTCTGCAAGAGAAGTCTTTCTGAGTCATTCTTCACAGTGTTTCTctttgcaaattattaaaggTGAATAAGGATAAAAGTTAGAAATATAcctttatctaatcccgtgggataagtGATACTACTATAGCTCAGGCATTTTCATTACCTCACTCAGTGAGGtaatgagtttcattaccgcactcagtgggataaatgagtttcattacctCACTCAGTGAGAAAAGTAAattcttatcccactgagtgcggtaatgaaactcatttatttcactggcgaaaatcaatagataagatttatttttttaatttggggcggtcttagataaaattttgtacataacacgtgggctaaagcatattacaggcaactcgtgtgattacagatctGCAACcttcacactcgagtcctgtaatattgcttttatcccactaattatgtaaataactattacatttACATAGACATCACTCAGATGTAGATTATGTTTTTTGTCAAGATAAAGAATCTTCACATACGTCCCTAGTTTTGGTATACAAGAATTATAACTTTGCTAATTCCTTTGATGGATATTGTTCTTTGatgtttaagaaaaattagtAATACTATATTTcctaaatttacaataattactGAACTGATATAGCCTCTATGGTTACGCGATTTgctttca from Tenebrio molitor chromosome 8, icTenMoli1.1, whole genome shotgun sequence harbors:
- the LOC138137119 gene encoding uncharacterized protein — encoded protein: MKMEIFVPEDVLEEAQEVAGNLLPAKSREKYEKQFAHFVTWRKARGVRGTNEDILLAYFRTLSDTCVGSSLWCKYSMLKSTLKIEEKEDISRFSKLQAFLKRKSSNHRAKKANVLEITHIDKFLGEADNNEYLMMKIVLIMGIFGACRCDELVKMSVDDVTEVGTYLSIDIPMTKTDKPRRFVIVKEGCSADPIALYQKYISLRPANIKHNRLFLRYANGKCTVQPVGINKIASIPSVIASYLKLEHPETYTGHSLRRSSTTLLAEGGADVINLKRHGGWRSSKTAEEYVADSNNSKIKIAKTIIGINRSSFNDLPGEKYTRIVNENSVASTSTGDSVTLKHEASDSQGVESREIAGIHFHGSLSNVHFYFAQNSEK